One genomic segment of Pongo pygmaeus isolate AG05252 chromosome 19, NHGRI_mPonPyg2-v2.0_pri, whole genome shotgun sequence includes these proteins:
- the CHD3 gene encoding chromodomain-helicase-DNA-binding protein 3 isoform X7: MASPLRDEEEEEEEMVVSEEEEEEEEEGDEEEEEVEAADEDDEEDDDEGLLGRGPGHDRGRDRHSPPGCHLFPPPPPPPPPPLPPPPPPPPPDKDDIRLLPSALGVKKRKRGPKKQKENKPGKPRKRKKRDSEEEFGSERDEYREKSESGGSEYGTGPGRKRRRKHREKKEKKTKRRKKGEGDGGQKQVEQKSSATLLLTWGLEDVEHVFSEEDYHTLTNYKAFSQFMRPLIAKKNPKIPMSKMMTILGAKWREFSANNPFKGSAAAVAAAAAAAAAAVAEQVSAAVSSATPIAPSGPPALPPPPAADIQPPPIRRAKTKEGKGPGHKRRSKSPRVPDGRKKLRGKKMAPLKIKLGLLGGKRKKGGSYVFQSDEGPEPEAEESDLDSGSVHSASGRPDGPVRTKKLKRGRPGRKKKKVLGCPAVAGEEEVDGYETDHQDYCEVCQQGGEIILCDTCPRAYHLVCLDPELDRAPEGKWSCPHCEKEGVQWEAKEEEEEYEEEGEEEGEKEEEDDHMEYCRVCKDGGELLCCDACISSYHIHCLNPPLPDIPNGEWLCPRCTCPVLKGRVQKILHWRWGEPPVAVPAPQQADGNPDVPPPRPLQGRSEREFFVKWVGLSYWHCSWAKELQLEIFHLVMYRNYQRKNDMDEPPPLDYGSGEDDGKSDKRKVKDPHYAEMEEKYYRFGIKPEWMTVHRIINHSVDKKGNYHYLVKWRDLPYDQSTWEEDEMNIPEYEEHKQSYWRHRELIMGEDPAQPRKYKKKKKELQGDGPPSSPTNDPTVKYETQPRFITATGGTLHMYQLEGLNWLRFSWAQGTDTILADEMGLGKTIQTIVFLYSLYKEGHTKGPFLVSAPLSTIINWEREFQMWAPKFYVVTYTGDKDSRAIIRENEFSFEDNAIKGGKKAFKMKREAQVKFHVLLTSYELITIDQAALGSIRWACLVVDEAHRLKNNQSKFFRVLNGYKIDHKLLLTGTPLQNNLEELFHLLNFLTPERFNNLEGFLEEFADISKEDQIKKLHDLLGPHMLRRLKADVFKNMPAKTELIVRVELSPMQKKYYKYILTRNFEALNSRGGGNQVSLLNIMMDLKKCCNHPYLFPVAAMESPKLPSGAYEGGALIKSSGKLMLLQKMLRKLKEQGHRVLIFSQMTKMLDLLEDFLDYEGYKYERIDGGITGALRQEAIDRFNAPGAQQFCFLLSTRAGGLGINLATADTVIIFDSDWNPHNDIQAFSRAHRIGQANKVMIYRFVTRASVEERITQVAKRKMMLTHLVVRPGLGSKAGSMSKQELDDILKFGTEELFKDENEGENKEEDSSVIHYDNEAIARLLDRNQDATEDTDVQNMNEYLSSFKVAQYVVREEDKIEEIEREIIKQEENVDPDYWEKLLRHHYEQQQEDLARNLGKGKRVRKQVNYNDAAQEDQDNQSEYSVGSEEEDEDFDERPEGRRQSKRQLRNEKDKPLPPLLARVGGNIEVLGFNTRQRKAFLNAVMRWGMPPQDAFTTQWLVRDLRGKTEKEFKAYVSLFMRHLCEPGADGSETFADGVPREGLSRQQVLTRIGVMSLVKKKVQEFEHINGRWSMPELMPDPSADSKRSSRASSPTKTSPTTPEASAANSPCTSKPATPAPSEKGEGIRTPLEKEEAENQEEKPEKNSRIGEKMETEADAPSPAPSLGERLEPRKIPLEDEVPGVPGEMEPEPGYRGDREKSEDAKGDRELRPGPRDEPRSNGRREEKTEKPRFMFNIADGGFTELHTLWQNEERAAISSGKLNEIWHRRHDYWLLAGIVLHGYARWQDIQNDAQFAIINEPFKTEANKGNFLEMKNKFLARRFKLLEQALVIEEQLRRAAYLNLSQEPAHPAMALHARFAEAECLAESHQHLSKESLAGNKPANAVLHKGKGRGGPARGRAHNAASEPAGGVAERHEGGRDPPASHTVPNTPHRSPPSDVRAQHPQPAGQQGHGASPHTGLPPGSLRYTSGVRGSLQRRTRRGPGRRRRQLQPDACRVLHHSRHQRPSSAGEEGEGNGGGTGVRRAGSEGAPSRGGDLYRRLTGSQACPSPRPRTRGRPPAQALGPAASPPPSPPLGPSLG; encoded by the exons ATGGCTTCCCCTCTGagggacgaggaggaggaggaggaggagatggtggtgtcggaggaggaagaagaggaggaagaagagggcgacgaggaggaggaggaggtggaggcggCCGACGAGGACGATGAGGAGGACGACGACGAGGGACTACTCGGGCGCGGGCCGGGCCACGACCGGGGCCGCGACCGCCACAGCCCCCCCGGCTGCCACCTcttcccgccgccgccgccgccgccgccgccaccgctgcccccgccgccgccgcccccgccgccag ATAAGGATGACATTCGGCTGCTGCCTTCAGCATTGGGTGTGAAGAAGAGAAAACGAGGACCCAAGAAGCAGAAGGAGAACAAGCCAGGAAAACCCCGAAAACGCAAGAAGCGT gacAGTGAGGAGGAATTTGGTTCTGAGCGAGATGAGTACCGGGAGAAGTCAGAGAGTGGGGGCAGTGAATATGGAACCGGACCGGGTCGGAAACGAAGAAGGAAGCACcgagaaaaaaaggagaagaagacaAAGCGGCGGAAAAAGGGGGAGGGAGATGGGGGGCAAAAG CAAGTGGAACAGAAGTCATCAGCAACTCTGCTTCTGACCTGGGGCCTGGAGGATGTGGAGCATGTGTTCTCTGAGGAGGATTACCACACACTCACCAACTACAAAGCCTTCAGCCAATTCATGAG GCCCCTAATTGCTAAGAAGAATCCTAAGATCCCAATGTCCAAGATGATGACCATCCTTGGGGCCAAATGGAGAGAGTTCAGCGCCAACAACCCCTTCAAGGGGTCAGCAGCTGCTGtggcggcggcagcggcagcggcagcagcagctGTAGCTGAGCAGGTGTCAGCTGCTGTCTCGTCGGCCACCCCCATAGCACCCTCCGGACCCCCCGCCCTTCCACCACCCCCTGCTGCTGATATCCAGCCCCCACCCATCCGAAGAGCCAAAACCAAAGAGGGCAAAG GTCCAGGCCATAAGAGGCGGAGTAAGAGCCCCCGAGTGCCTGATGGACGCAAGAAGCTTCGGGGAAAGAAAATGGCACCACTCAAAATAAAACTAGGGCTGTTGGGtggcaagaggaagaaaggaggctCG TATGTTTTTCAGAGCGACGAAGGTCCTGAACCAGAGGCTGAAGAATCAGACCTGGACAGTGGCAGTGTCCACAGTGCCTCAGGCCGGCCTGATGGTCCTGTCCGCACCAAGAAACTAAAGAGAGGCCGtccaggaaggaagaagaagaagg TCCTGGGCTGTCCTGCAGTGGCCGGGGAGGAGGAGGTTGATGGCTACGAGACGGATCACCAGGATTACTGTGAGGTGTGCCAGCAGGGTGGGGAAATTATTCTGTGTGACACCTGCCCTCGTGCCTACCACCTCGTCTGCCTTGATCCTGAGCTTGACCGGGCTCCAGAGGGCAAATGGAGCTGCCCTCACTGT GAGAAGGAGGGGGTCcagtgggaggccaaggaggaagaagaagaatacgaagaggagggagaggaagaaggggagaaggaggaggaggatgatcACATGGAGTACTGCCGCGTATGCAAGGACGGCGGGGAGCTCCTGTGCTGTGATGCGTGCATCTCCTCCTACCACATTCATTGTCTAAACCCTCCCCTGCCTGACATTCCCAATGGTGAATGGCTGTGTCCCCGATGCACA tgccccGTGCTGAAGGGTCGAGTGCAGAAGATCCTACATTGGCGGTGGGGGGAGCCACCTGTAGCAGTGCCAGCCCCTCAACAGGCAGATGGAAATCCAGATGTCCCACCCCCCCGTCCTCTTCAAGGCAGATCGGAGCGAGAGTTCTTTGTCAAGTGGGTAGGACTATCCTACTGGCACTGCTCCTGGGCCAAGGAGCTTCAG CTGGAAATCTTCCATTTGGTTATGTATCGAAACTACCAGCGGAAGAATGACATGGATGAGCCCCCACCCCTGGACTATGGCTCCGGCGAGGATGATGGGAAGAGTGACAAGCGTAAAGTGAAAGACCCACACTATGCTGAGATGGAGGAGAAGTACTATCGTTTTGGCATCAAGCCAGAGTGGATGACCGTCCACCGTATCATCAACCACAG TGTGGATAAAAAGGGGAATTACCACTATCTAGTAAAATGGAGGGACTTACCATATGACCAGTCCACGTGggaggaagatgaaatgaatatcCCTGAATATGAAGAACATAAGCAAAGCTACTGGAGACACCG AGAACTAATTATGGGGGAAGACCCTGCCCAGCCCCGCAagtataagaaaaagaagaaggagctACAGGGTGATGGGCCTCCCAGTTCTCCCACTAATGAT CCTACCGTGAAATATGAGACTCAGCCACGGTTTATCACAGCCACTGGAGGCACCCTGCACATGTATCAGCTGGAAGGGCTGAACTGGCTACGCTTCTCCTGGGCCCAGGGCACTGACACCATTCTAGCTGATGAGATGGGGCTGGGCAAAACCATACAAACCATCGTCTTCCTCTACTCACTCTACAAGGAG GGCCACACAAAAGGTCCCTTCCTGGTGAGTGCCCCACTCTCTACCATCATTAACTGGGAGCGGGAGTTCCAGATGTGGGCACCCAAATTCTATGTGGTGACATACACGGGTGACAAAGACAGCCGGGCCATCATTCGTGAGAATGAATTCTCCTTTGAGGACAACGCCATCAAAGGGGGCAAGAAAGCTTTTAAGATGAAG AGGGAGGCACAAGTGAAGTTCCATGTTCTCCTGACATCGTATGAGCTGATCACCATTGATCAGGCAGCACTTGGTTCCATCCGCTGGGCCTGTCTCGTGGTAGATGAGGCCCATCGACTCAAGAACAACCAGTCCAAG TTTTTCAGGGTTCTCAATGGTTACAAGATAGATCATAAGTTGCTGCTGACAGGAACCCCATTGCAGAATAATCTGGAGGAGCTCTTCCATCTCCTGAACTTCCTCACCCCAGAGAGATTTAA CAActtggagggcttcctggaggagtttGCTGACATATCCAAAGAGGACCAGATCAAGAAACTGCATGATTTGCTGGGGCCACACATGCTGCGGAGACTCAAGGCAGATGTCTTTAAGAACATGCCAGCCAAGACAGAGCTCATCGTTCGGGTGGAGCTAAGCCCCATGCAGAA GAAATACTACAAATACATCCTGACTCGAAATTTTGAGGCCTTGAATTCACGAGGTGGTGGGAACCAGGTGTCACTGCTTAATATCATGATGGATCTTAAGAAGTGCTGCAACCATCCATACCTTTTTCCCGTGGCTGCTATG GAGTCCCCCAAACTCCCCAGTGGGGCTTATGAGGGTGGGGCACTTATTAAGTCGTCTGGGAAGCTCATGCTGCTCCAGAAGATGCTGCGAAAGCTGAAGGAGCAAGGACACCGAGTGCTCATCTTCTCGCAG ATGACCAAAATGTTAGACTTGCTTGAGGACTTCTTAGACTATGAAGGCTACAAGTATGAGCGCATCGATGGTGGTATCACGGGTGCCCTGAGGCAGGAGGCCATCGATCGGTTTAATG CTCCTGGGGCCCAACAATTCTGCTTCCTCCTGTCCACCCGAGCTGGGGGCCTGGGCATCAATCTGGCCACTGCTGACACTGTCATCATCTTTGATTCTGACTGGAACCCCCATAATGACATCCAG GCCTTCAGCCGGGCTCATCGGATTGGCCAGGCCAACAAAGTGATGATTTACCGGTTTGTGACTCGTGCGTCAGTGGAAGAGCGAATCACACAAGTGGCCAAGAGAAAGATGATGCTGACACACCTGGTTGTGCGGCCTGGGCTGGGCTCCAAGGCAGGCTCCATGTCCAAGCAGGAGCTTGACGACATTCTCAAATTTGGCACTGAAGAGCTGTTCAAGGATGAAAACGAGG GGGAGAACAAGGAGGAGGACAGCAGTGTGATTCATTATGACAATGAGGCCATCGCTCGGCTGTTGGACCGGAACCAGGATGCAACTGAGGACACTGACGTGCAGAACATGAATGAATATCTCAGCTCCTTCAAGGTGGCACAGTACGTCGTGCGGGAGGAAGACAAG ATTGAGGAAATTGAGCGAGAGATCATCAAGCAGGAGGAGAATGTAGATCCTGACTACTGGGAGAAGCTGCTGAGGCATCACTATGAGCAACAGCAGGAAGACCTAGCCCGGAATCTAGGCAAGGGCAAGCGGGTTCGCAAGCAAGTTAACTACAATGATGCTGCTCAGGAAGACCAAG ACAACCAGTCAGAATACTCGGTGGGTtcagaggaggaggatgaagactTCGATGAACGTCCTGAAG GGCGTAGACAGTCAAAGAGGCAGCTCCGGAATGAGAAAGATAAGCCACTGCCTCCACTGCTGGCCCGAGTCGGGGGCAACATTGAG GTGCTGGGCTTCAACACCCGTCAGCGGAAGGCTTTCCTCAATGCTGTGATGCGCTGGGGGATGCCACCACAGGATGCCTTCACCACGCAGTGGCTGGTGCGGGACCTGAGGGGCAAGACTGAGAAGGAGTTTAA GGCCTATGTGTCTTTGTTCATGCGCCATCTGTGTGAGCCTGGGGCAGACGGCTCTGAAACCTTTGCCGATGGGGTCCCTCGGGAGGGACTGAGTCGCCAGCAGGTGTTGACCCGCATTGGAGTCATGTCTCTCGTCAAAAAGAAG GTGCAGGAGTTTGAGCACATCAATGGGCGTTGGTCAATGCCGGAACTGATGCCTGACCCCAGCGCCGACTCTAAGCGCTCCTCCAGAGCCTCCTCTCCTACCAAAACGTCTCCCACcactcctgaggcttctgctgCCAACAGTCCCTGCACCTCTAAACCTG CTACTCCAGCTCCAAGTGAGAAAGGAGAAGGCATAAGGACACCTCTTGAGAAGGAGGAAGCTGAAAACCAGGAGGAAAAGCCAGAGAAGAACAGCAGAATTGGGGAGAAGATGGAGACAGAG GCTGatgcccccagcccagccccatcaCTCGGGGAGCGGCTGGAGCCAAGGAAGATTCCTCTAGAGGATGAGGTGCCAGGGGTGCCTGGAGAGATGGAGCCTGAACCTGGGTACCGTGGGGACAGAGAGAAGTCAG AAGATGCAAAAGGTGACCGGGAGCTTCGACCAGGGCCTCGAGATGAGCCACGGTCCAATGGGCGACgagaggaaaagacagagaagCCCCGGTTCATGTTCAATATCGCAGATGGTGGCTTCACAG AGCTTCACACACTGTGGCAGAATGAGGAACGGGCAGCTATTTCCTCGGGGAAACTCAATGAGATCTGGCACAGAAGACATGACTATTGGCTTCTGGCTGGGATTGTCCT CCATGGCTATGCACGGTGGCAGGACATCCAGAATGATGCTCAATTTGCCATTATCAACGAGCCATTTAAAACTGAAGCCAATAAGGGGAACTTTCTGGAGATGAAAAATAAGTTCCTGGCCCGGAGGTTCAAG CTCCTGGAGCAGGCGCTGGTGATTGAGGAGCAGCTGCGGCGGGCGGCCTACCTGAACCTGTCGCAGGAGCCGGCGCACCCCGCCATGGCCCTCCACGCCCGCTTCGCCGAGGCCGAGTGCCTGGCCGAGAGCCACCAGCACCTCTCCAAGGAGTCGCTGGCGGGGAACAAGCCGGCCAACGCCGTCCTGCACAAGGGTAAGGGCCGCGGCGGCCCCGCGCGGGGGAGGGCCCACAACGCTGC TTCTGAACCAGCTGGAGGAGTTGCTGAGCGACATGAAGGCGGACGTGACCCGCCTGCCAGCCACACTGTCCCGAATACCCCCCATCGCAGCCCGCCTTCAGATGTCCGAGCGCAGCATCCTCAGCCGGCTGGCCAGCAAGGGCACGGAGCCTCACCCCACACCG GCCTTCCCCCCGGGTCCTTACGCTACACCTCCGGGGTACGGGGCAGCCTTCAGCGCCGCACCCGTAGGGGCCCTGGCCGCCGCAGGCGCCAATTACAGCCAGATGCCTGCAGGGTCCTTCATCACAG CCGCCACCAACGGCCCTCCAGTGCTggtgaagaaggagaaggaaatggtGGGGGCACTGGTGTCAGACGGGCTGGATCGGAAGGAGCCCCGAGCCGGGGAGGTGATCTGTATAGACGACTGACTGGATCCCAGGCCTGCCCTTCACCCAGGCCCCGTACCCGAGGCCGACCCCCAGCTCAAGCACTGGGGCCTGCTGCCAGCCCTCCACCTTCCCCACCCCTTGGGCCATCACTGGGCTAG